Proteins from a single region of Dictyoglomus sp. NZ13-RE01:
- the rfbD gene encoding dTDP-4-dehydrorhamnose reductase, with amino-acid sequence MRVLITGSSGFLGQYFVNAYRDEELIPITHKDMNLEDIETIERIIGLKPDLVIHPAAIRSPDLCEEKPEEAWKVNALGTKHVAIACGILDIPLVYTSTDYVFSGEKRSPYTEFDEPKPINVYGKTKLEGERFVKDFCKKHFIIRTSYVFGELGNNALTQIYNSLKEGKDLYLSNYHFASCTYAGDLVRKVKELTDKNLYGTYHIVNKGIITRYDFACKVCEILNIPKAKVIPLNPETFKTPAPRPLYSVLSNFVLSLYGMDDLPPFEESLFRSISNLTQKKF; translated from the coding sequence ATGAGAGTCTTAATAACTGGGTCCAGTGGCTTTTTAGGACAATACTTTGTTAATGCTTATAGGGATGAGGAGTTAATTCCCATTACCCATAAGGATATGAATTTGGAAGATATAGAAACTATTGAGAGAATAATAGGTTTAAAGCCTGATTTAGTGATTCATCCTGCAGCTATTCGCTCTCCTGATCTATGTGAGGAAAAACCTGAAGAGGCTTGGAAGGTCAATGCTCTTGGAACAAAACATGTGGCAATAGCATGTGGTATTTTAGATATTCCATTAGTTTATACAAGTACTGATTATGTTTTTTCGGGAGAAAAAAGATCCCCTTATACAGAGTTTGATGAACCAAAACCTATAAATGTCTATGGAAAAACAAAGCTGGAAGGAGAAAGATTTGTTAAGGATTTTTGCAAAAAGCATTTTATTATACGAACCTCTTATGTTTTTGGTGAATTAGGAAATAATGCTTTAACCCAAATATATAACTCTTTGAAGGAAGGAAAAGATTTGTATTTGAGTAATTATCATTTTGCCTCTTGTACTTATGCAGGAGATTTAGTTAGAAAGGTAAAAGAGCTTACTGATAAAAACCTATATGGTACTTATCACATTGTAAATAAAGGAATCATAACAAGGTATGATTTTGCCTGTAAAGTGTGTGAGATTTTAAATATCCCAAAGGCTAAGGTTATTCCTCTAAATCCAGAGACCTTTAAAACTCCAGCTCCAAGACCTCTTTATTCGGTTTTAAGCAATTTTGTTTTAAGTCTTTATGGAATGGA